The sequence CAAAGCACTGAATCACCGCAGCTAAAACCAATGGAACAAATCtaaacaccatcttctctccaGGACAACTTCTTCTACCAGCTCCAAAAGACACCATCTTCTCACTCATTACCTTCCATTCACTTCCTTCAAACCTCTCAGGTTTAAACTCCAATGGATCTTCCCATTGATTTGGATCTCTTCCTATAGCCCAAACGTTAACTATCACTCTTGTTTTTGCTGGGATTCTGTATCCAGCCACTGCACATTCTTCATTTGATTCTCTAACGAATATTGGTCCTCCAGGATGTAACCTCAATGTCTCCTTCACAACTGCTTGGATGTAACTGAGATTGCAAAGATCAGATTCTTGTACTAGTCTCTTGTCTCCCACCACTTGTTCTATCTCTTGTTGGGCTTTCTTCATGATCTCTGGATTGTTTATTAGCTCTGATAAAGCCCATTCTACTGTGATGGCAGATGTATCTGTTCCACCTCCATAAATGTTCTGCACAAcaataaaattacaaagatGTAACATGAATGTTATGTGTTGACCAACTAAGAGTTGGCCTAGTGGCTAAAATTCTTAGATTATCAAGTAGATATCTAAGGGGTCATGGTTTCAATTCCCGTTGGGAGGGTCTGCTCTCCTAAGAGAGTTAATATAAAATGGTTTGGGCCTCGTCCTAGAGGATGTACCTGGCTTTCGGGTCTAAAACCTCtagacattaaaaaaaaagaaaaaaaaaagaatgttgtATGTTTGACTTAATAAGACATGTTACCATGATGAAGCCCTTAATGTTTTCTCTCGTCAGTTTTATCTCTGAGTTTTTGTCTTCATATATGTCAAGCAAGATGTCTAGCATGCTCCTTACACCTCCTGCATCCTTGTGATTCCTAGACTCATGCTCTTTCATTATCCTCTCTATGATCACATCATATCTTTCTCTAGCGTTCTTAAGCCTCTTCTTGATTCCTTGCAAGTCAAGTCTCCTCAAGAACCAAAACGTTTCAGAAACATTGAAGAAACCTGCTAGCTCATTCAACTCAACCACCATTTTGATAACTTCCTCTCTTCTCCCACTATCCGATCTCCTTTCTCTGAACATCATTCTCGTTATGATGCTGCTTGTCAACTCCTTAAGCTGTTCACCGAGATCAACACTCTCTTCTATTTCTGCTTTCTTCATAACACGCACCAAAAGCTTCCTCAACTCCTCGGTTCTTACATTGGCAAATCTATCTATTGCTCTGCTGCTGAATAGCTCCATCATACAAATCCTCTTCATGAACTTCCAGTGAAGCCCATAAGGCGCTGAGAAGAAATCAGCTGAGCCATAAGTAAGGTAGTCAACATTTTGCATTGTTGGACGGTTCAAGAAGTTGAGCTCATTGGATTTGAGAATTTCATTTGCCATCTCGGTTGATGAGACAATGACATTAGGGATGGAGCCAATGAAGAGATACATCAAGGGTCCGTAGTGGGTTGAGAGCTTGTGAAGTGCTTGGTGAGCTATGGGACCAAGAAGGTGAATGTGACCGATGATTGGTAAAGCTGTTGGACTTGGTGGAAGAGATAGTTTATTGCGGAATCTATAGGTGTTTATGGATTGGATCAAGAGTATGATTCCAAGGCATAGAAGGATTGTTACAATGAAGTATTGTGTATCCATCATTCTAGTTTGTGTAAGTGTATGAGAATGGTATTGAGATGGTTTTATAGGATATGTGCAAAGTCATGACTCATTAAGGTATCCAATGTTAAAGCCAACCTTAAGATTCTTTATATCCTCTTTTGTCTTTGTTGTGTATTTGTCTCTTTTGTGAGGGTataatctttgtttttattcTGTTTTCATGTACTATTGGATTAtgtacaaaatttgttttttaaagaaTTTACTTGATGGTAGTTAAACTTTCATTATCtgttgataaaataaaaatgtttctaCTTTAATTTCATTGACTATTGATTGTAGttagattaaaataaaaatgttttcattttctattAATTATAGTTGGGTTAGTATCTTAGATAAGTAATTACTTATTGCAAAAGTTAAACTCATGGAAAGTAGGTACGGATTTCATAAGCTTCACTTATGAAAACAGAGAACAACTAGTCCATGTAGAAAAAGAGCATGAGAATAACATGTAGATGAcatgtataatatataaatgtttgaAAACTATATGCAGTGACTTACATTTATTTGTTTGAACTGTTGGCTAGTTGTTTTCTCTCTTATTTTGACTCTTTTTTTCCTGTTTCTGTCTCTTATGTGAAGGTATAATCTCTGTTTTGATTCTGTTTTCATGGTTATTTATGTTCTGTTGGTTATAAACAACTTTAAAGTGTAAGTTGCTTGCTGTCCCTGTTAAAACAACTTCTTTTGGGGTTTTCTACAATAAGTCATCGACAATGGAGTACAATATGGAGTACTATCTGTTGACGAACCAGAAGAAACCTATGATTCCAAGGGATAGAAGGATGGTTGCACCGAAGTATTGTGTATCTATCATTCTCGTTTGCGTATGTGTACGAGAAAGAGACTAAGATGGTTTTAAAGGAGATGCAGCAAAGTCATGACTCATTATGGTATCAAATGTTAAACCTAACCTTAagattctttcttttctcttttgtcTTTGTTCTGTTGATTTGTCTTTTCTGTGAGGGAATAATCTTTGTTCTTATTCTGTTTTCATCTTTATTTTATGTACTAATGGATTATCAACAAATTGTTTTTGTAAGAATTTACTTGATGATTGTTAAGCTTTCATTATCttttgacaaaataaaaaaatttctactTTCATTGGCTACTGATTTTAGttagatgaaaataaaaatgtgtTAAAATACTGACTGCAATAGTTAGAATTCATGGAAGTAGGCAATTATATGTAATAAGTAGAAACAGAGCATGAGAATAACATGTACCTGACATGTAATAGATAGATGTTTTCGAAACTATATGCAGTAACTTATGTTTGGTTTTGGATTGTtagctacttttttttttcactgttGTTCTGTTTCTCTCTTATGTGAGGTTATAGTCTCTGATTTTTATGATGTTTCCCTGATTATTTATGCCATCTTGgctataaacaaattaaaaatataagaatgtGTACTACCGTTGTTAAGCTTTCATTATCTGCTGACAATAAAAATAGTTCCTTGTCCCATACTATGGTGATTTTCAGCTGTACTTAGATTGGTCATTAACGTGTCTACTTAAGTGTAAAAGTTACAGTCATGAAAAAGTAGCAGAGAAGAATATTTAGTTACAAGACGTGTTGATTTTACAAGATCGGAACAGTTCTTTTCATTAAAAGTCTGGAGCTTGTAAGAAAAACAGAGCACAAAACAGAGGAATATATGTTTCTGAATTATTAAGAATGTTTCTTTTCAGAAACTTACTGAGTTCCTTATCCAAATggatcaaaatataatttaggaGAACACATAAGTGAACTTCCTCCAGCTGTCCCTGAAGCCGAAAAGCCCGTTGGTAACTTAATCTTGAACTTTTCCTCATCTCCCTTCACAGTCCAATCAAAACACTGAACTAATGATCCTACCGTGAGACTCAGCACCAAAGACGCATGAGAAGCTCCCAAACACGCTCTCCTTCCACTTCCAAACGCAAGATAGTTCACATCCTGACCTTTTAACTCCAACATATACTGCTGGTAATAATAACCCATCTTTCTCTCTGTGTTTTCTTCCGCCACAAGAAACCTCTCTGGCACAAACTTGTCTGGATCTTTGTACGTCCTCGGATCACGCATTATCCCGTAAGCATTTATGAAGATCTTTGTCCCGGATTTTACTTCGTACCCGTTGATCTTCATGTCTCTGTTGCATTCTCTGCGTAGTAACGGTCCCACTGGATGAAGTCTTAGTGTCTCCTTGATAGCTGCTTGCAAGTAAGGAAGCTTCTGCAAATCTGATTCTTTGATTAACCGATGAGTGTTTCCTAAAATGGATTTGATCTCTTCTCTGATCTTTGTGAAGATGTCTTGATGGTTGATCAGCTCGGTCATTGTCCATTGTAATGCTGCAGAAGTCGTGTCTAGGCTTGCCATGAACAACTCCTGTAATGAAGTACAAATAAAGTTGCTAGTTCTAAGGATTAGCTGGATAAAATTTGGATGAGAAGATCTTACAAATGaagaatattaattatatttagttttgtaATAACCAAATATCCTAACAATACTGTTTATAAACCGAATATGAAACCCAAATTATCCGAGTGTCTTTTTGtgctaaatattttaaattatttgaattaccTGATATTTTATCCGGAAAACCCCAAATTGccccatattttttttttccaaaacaaatcCTAATAAGTCATAAAATTTACTTGTGTTAACCAAAATTATCCGAAAAACTAAAACCGATCCGGAAATTGAACCCAAAATTTCTCGGATATTATTTTGTTCCCAACTTTATTATCCGAACcgatcaaaaaccaaaataacagAACCGAAATCGAaccaaattatataaataaccTAACAGATTCTAAATCTCTaggaccaaaaaaaacaaaaaacgaaCTGAAAACCAAAATGTCCAGTGCTAGTGTTTAGATTAGCTGATGGGAAACTCTTACAAGGATGAAGAATTTGATCTGATTCAGAGTCAGTTTGAGTTCAGCTTTAGGGTCGTTATACGTGTCCAACAAGATGTCGACTATATCTTTATCTTTCTCTCCATCATCACCGCTCTTACCGTCCTCATACTCCTTCAGTATCTTCTCAACCAACTCATCGTACCGCCAAATAGAGGATCTAAGCTTCTCACCATTACCAAACACATCTAGATCACGCAACGGTCCAAACAGCTCCATGAGCCCTAACCTTGTGGCGCAAGCCATTATATCACTCACAATCTTCCTTATCTCTATAGGAAGATTCGAGTTCTGGCGGCAACGTTTCCCCATAACCATCTTCGACAGTATCTTCGTGGTCAAAGCAGTGAACTCCAAACCGAGATCACACGCCTCTCCGTTCCTCGACTTCTCAACGAGCGAACTAAGCAAAGCTAACGTCTCCTCCTCTCTTATACCAACGAAACGATCGAGCTGATGGCCCGCGAATAGCTTAGTCATGCAAAGCTTTTTCATGAACCTCCAGTAAGGTCCGTACGGCGCGTTGAAGAACTCTGCTCCTTTGTAGACGTTGAAATGCCTCGGACCGAACACGAACTTGGAAGCGAAGTCAGGGTCGTGAGTCTTGAGTATTTGTTTAGCTGTGTCGGAGTCTGAGACGACGAGGACTTGTAGTGATCCTATGCGTATGTTCATGAGAGGACCGTAGGTTTGGGATAAGGCTTGTAGAGATCGTGGGAGGCTTGAACGGAGGAGATGCATGTGGCCGAGAATGGGAAGGGCTCTTGGTCCTGGGGGAGTACCACGGCGTGTGGAGGAAGTGAGGAGTCTTTGAAGAAGGAAGATTGTAATGAATGTGAAGAAGACGTAAGAACATGTTGTGTAATTAATATCCATATTGTTTGTAACCATTTATGTTTGTATGATCTTGATAAAACATGatgttatataaaaatgaaacttgTCTTGTTGCTATGAAGGATCTAAGAGTACAAAGATTCTTGTATGATGATGACACTGACTCAACATTTTAAActgtaaaattaatttttaaaaccttCCACATGGTGCAGAGTGTCTCCTTCTTTTTCGAGTTTGAAACCTTCTGGTTCAGCCAGTGTTATTCACTACGCTGACTTTACCTACTTTACTTTTGTACGAACCTGAGAACACAAGCCAGCTTTtaactatttttcttttataaataagCATCACTTTTATTACAGAGAACTTTTTAGTCCTTTTTGAACAGACTTTAGATCGAACAGACACACTCAGATGGCTATTGGATTCGTCTGATCGGCTGATCTGAATGGTTACGGAGGAAAGCAATGACGTAACAATCTAGTACACTTGgaattaaaatactaaaaagtaaaataaataaatggtgGTTCAATTTTGCAATTATAAGAGAATAGGGGTTCTATGGTAAAACAGAAAAACATAAGGGGTTTAGTTTGAAATGTTCCATTAAATCATCTCCGAGAGAGGTTCTGTCTTATTTCTAGACAGAACGACGTCGTGTTCGGAGATTGAAATTTCAGAtcgtctctcttctctctctctctctgcttcttGTTTTCAAGGTGTGGCCTTTCTTCCGCAAAGCAACTTTCTTTCTAGGGTTttctttgttgtttttgtttggcTTCACAGTCGTTTTCAagctattctcaaactttgtGTGTTTGACTTAGAAGTTGACTTGAAGAACCTTATAAAGAGTTTCTGCTTCTGCTTCTGATATTTGGATTTGACGTTTATTCTAATTCAGAATTAGATGAGATGTTTAGGTGGTAAATTGAATTCATAGCTGAGCTTCACTTCACTGGTGCTAGGTTTTTTAGAATCGTTGGTTTTTGGTACTTTTACTTTGATGTGAATACTGAGTAGAGActgacttgttttttttttctttaattggagatgcaaacgaaaaaaaaaaaatcagctaCAGAAGCTACTTCACTGTCTTTAAAAAAAGTGAAATTGAGCTGGTTCAATGTGTAAGCTGAATGATGATGCTAAGTGGTTTGGATCTTTATTTAAATGTGACTGAATTTTTTTCTATTGATAAATTAATTGAAGGATGTAACGTATTTATTGGTTCCACTTTCTTGCTGCTACTCAATGATTTGGCTTTGAACATGTGAAATTAGATACTCTTATTTGCACTCTGAGATTGTAATGTTTCTCTATAACTCTTTATTTTTGGTTTCTGATTTAGCGCTTACTTTGACAGGCTTTACTCCATCTTATGTAATTCTATGTGCACGAGGAAAACTCTAGAGGGTACCAGTATTTAGTAGTAACAGAGACTTGTATGAAAAGAATAGAATGGGAGATACAAGTCCAAGAACATCAGGCTCAACAGATGGAGACATGGATCAAAACAACCTAATGGTTAAGCTTGTATTATTTGCTTCTTTATCGCTTCATTAAATGACCATCGTTTCTAAATGAGACAGTGTTTTCTGCAGTACGATGGTGGGCATGTGGGTGAATCTAGCGACCGTTCAAAGGAAAAAATGGATCAAAAGGTAATACATACATATTGTCTTTCTAGTTGAGCCTTTtcagttatgtttttttattcttgTTAATTTGTAATTCAACAGACGGTTCGTAGGCTCGCTCAAAACCGTGAGGCTGCAAGGAAAAGCAGATTGAGGAAGAAAGTATGCTTAATActttgttttcaaactttttttttttatgttttctacaAACTTTGAGATGTTAATTGGGTACTGCACTTTCAGGCATATGTTCAGCAGCTAGAGAACAGCCGTTTGAAGCTAACACAGCTTGAACAGGAGCTGCAAAGAGCAAGGCAACAAGGTGTCTTTATCTCAAGCTCGGGAGACCAAGCCCATTCTACTACTGGAAATGGTGAGTTGGTCTGAATCTCTCTATCAGAGAGTTATATTTTGGTGCAATCTTTCTATTGATTTGATTAGTTATACTTCGTCGATTTTAGATTTGTGTATACAGattaataattttgtatattttctaaacaaaaacatcattattaCCTATTATATCTAACCatattttaaccaataaaaaaaatactctgGAGAATAAATTTAgttctaaaacaatatttattttgtaacaaaaattacTCTACAACACTCAATataaaacggagagagtatttgTTATCAAGTAGTTTAGCCTATGGTGATGATCTCGTGTATGCTTCTCTGCTATATAGGGGCAATGGCGTTTGATGCAGAGTACAGACGCTGGCAGGAAGATAAGAACAGAAAGATGAAGGAGCTTAGTTCTGCTTTGGACTCTCATGCGAGTGAACCTGAGCTTAGGACAATCGTAGAAACAGTGTTAGCTCACTACGAGGAGCTTTTCAGGATAAAAAGCAACGCAGCTAAGAACGATGTCTTCCATTTACTATCAGGGATGTGGAAAACACCAGCTGAGAGATGTTTCCTGTGGCTTGGCGGTTTCCGTTCATCAGACCTTCTCAAGGTAATAGACTAAGTAGTTAAAGGAAGAAACAGTTTATAAACAAACTCTCAAACTTTTTATTACACAGCTTATAGCGAGTCAGGTGGAACCATTGACGGAACAGCAATCACAAGACCTAAACAACTTGCAAGAATCTTCTCAACAAGCGGAAGATGCTTTGTCTCAAGGGATGGACAGCTTACAGCAATCACTCTCCGAGACTTTATCAAGCGGGACTCTCGGTTCAAGCTCGTCAGGGAACGTGGCTAACTACATGGGTCAGATGGCAATGGCCATGGGGAAGTTAGGTACACTTGAAGGATTCATCCGCCAGGTAAACGTTACAGATTTGTGTTGTTGTTTGTTACATGTTACTTGTAGTAAGTTCTAATAAAGAGCCATTTGTTTTGTGTTGTGTGGCAGGCTGATAACTTGAGGCTACAAACGTATCAACAAATGTTGAGAAAGTTGACAACCAGACAATCAGCTAGGGCTCTCCTTGCGATACATGAGTATTCGTTGCGGTTACGTGCTCTTAGCTCTCTATGGTTAGCTAGACCAAGAGAGTGAACCAATCACATGCCAACTGTTTAGTCTTTTTTACCTTCAAAGAAGGGCTACAAAATTTGAGATTGCCTAAGATTCTTAGCATATTATATGATTTGATGACTTTTGAGTATCTAGCTCTTATACTATAGTGTATGATTAGATTGTATTTGTGTTATATTGTGTTTTGAGATTATAAAGTTTATTTTTGAAGTACTTCAAACATTGATGAGAAGACAAAAGAAGAACATAGTAGTGTTGTGTCTTTCACCTCTTATACTTACATGTCACGTGTTACAGACCAAATCTAGTGATATAGTCAACATGGGATTTGAATGAGCTGGTGGAAAACTAATCATGGATTGTTATTCGAGGAGAAACTCACTGTGCCTAGCTATGAGGAGACATCAGATTCATACTCATGTATGATATGTGGGGTGGATGGAGCACGAACTGTCAGAAAGCTGCAGAGAAATGCATCGACTTCGATGTGATTAACAATGGCTTCAGCGGAGGCTTATATAGTTTgatctgttcaatacacactcTGATCAGCTTCGTTgactttgtttctttattttcatctTCTTGATACAATATATTACTCACTCAGTGCCTGCCTGATCGACCTAAAGCATCAAAACCACATATTAATGTACATGTAACGTTACAATTAGTCAAATAAGATTctttgtattaaaaatattccaAGGAGACACGGAAACATAAGTAAGTGGGAAACAACATTCGAAACAGCAGCTTATAGAATTAGTCTTGCAACCAAACATAGACAACTAATGGCTCTCACCAAAACACAAAACTTAGATTAATCTGAGATATGCCCCCGACCATAAACTAGAACCGGCGAAACTGAAATATAAttcgtatatatataaatatatcaaagaAAGTCGCAGACAACACACACGTttgcaaacaaaacaaaagatcaaACTCCAACGTGCGTTCCATTAGTGTCTAAAGTCTAAACATTGTATAAAGATTTGATCATTAGTCTAAATACTCATTCCAACCCAAGAAAAAgttttcgttttatttttttcttttattgtaaAATGGCAACACCACCGTTAACACCAAGGATGCTAACACCAACAACACTATCACCTCTCGGCAGCCCACGCGCCAAAAAATCAACTGCCACCGTAATGCCTGAGATCACACTCGAGCAGCCCTCAAGCAAGACCAACAAATCCCCTGGCTCCAAATCGACAAAACTCTTCCGCCGCGTCCGCTCCGCCTTCCGCTCCCTCCCCATCATGTCCCCGATGTGCAAACTCCCCATGGGAGGCGCGCGTCTCCACGAGAACCACGTCCACGGAGGGACGCGCGTCACGGGGACGCTCTTCGGGTACCGCAAAACGCGCGTGAACCTGGCGGTCCAGGAGAACCCGAGGTCACTCCCGATCCTCCTCCTGGAGCTGGCTATCCCCACGGGGAAGCTGCTCCAGGATCTTGGCGTTGGACTCGTGAGGATCGCGCTAGAGTGCGAGAAGAAGCCGAGCGAGAAGACGAAGATTGTTGACGAGCCGATATGGGCGTTGTACTGTAACGGGAAGAAGTCCGGGTACGGGGTGAAGAGGGAGCCCACGGAGGAGGATTTGGTTGTGATGCAGATGCTTCATGCTGTTTCGATGGGAGCTGGTGTGTTGCCGGTGACTAGTGGAGGAGGAGGGGGAGGAGAAGGTGATTTGACTTATATGAGAGCGCATTTTGAGAGAGTTATAGGGTCGAGAGACTCGGAGACTTATTACATGATGAACCCTGATGGTAACAGTGGTCCTGAGCTCAGTATCTTCTTCGTTCGGGTTTAATAACGCGGCCGTTTTAGTGAGTTCTCATTAATCATTTTTATATgctctcttttcttcttttttttgctttgttttttaACTTTGGTAATCACTTGAAATGGTTAATTGGTGATGTAAAGACATGAATGCATACTACATTTTCTATGGCTGTAAGCCTGTAAGGGAAAGGCAAATGAGAGTAGATATGATCACGTAATTTAATGTATATCTACATCGAAATGTCATTGGTGTTTTTAGCTTATGATTACTACTCCGCACCTAGTCGTGAAATGTGTTAAGCTGGAAACAATTATAGATTATGAAACAAACGTGTAGACTTCcaaaggatagaaacgtaaaatacatttatgttttttgtttggtcataagggtgaaatagtactttcactactcctttaggttggttttgcatttgactgaaagtggggtacacttttacatttgacttgaatatttgggttggttttagcaaatgtcccatatatgtgtgtatgtgtgtgttgtGGATAGTTTGAAGACAGAA comes from Brassica rapa cultivar Chiifu-401-42 chromosome A02, CAAS_Brap_v3.01, whole genome shotgun sequence and encodes:
- the LOC103850639 gene encoding protein MIZU-KUSSEI 1-like, whose protein sequence is MATPPLTPRMLTPTTLSPLGSPRAKKSTATVMPEITLEQPSSKTNKSPGSKSTKLFRRVRSAFRSLPIMSPMCKLPMGGARLHENHVHGGTRVTGTLFGYRKTRVNLAVQENPRSLPILLLELAIPTGKLLQDLGVGLVRIALECEKKPSEKTKIVDEPIWALYCNGKKSGYGVKREPTEEDLVVMQMLHAVSMGAGVLPVTSGGGGGGEGDLTYMRAHFERVIGSRDSETYYMMNPDGNSGPELSIFFVRV
- the LOC103850638 gene encoding transcription factor TGA5 gives rise to the protein MGDTSPRTSGSTDGDMDQNNLMYDGGHVGESSDRSKEKMDQKTVRRLAQNREAARKSRLRKKAYVQQLENSRLKLTQLEQELQRARQQGVFISSSGDQAHSTTGNGAMAFDAEYRRWQEDKNRKMKELSSALDSHASEPELRTIVETVLAHYEELFRIKSNAAKNDVFHLLSGMWKTPAERCFLWLGGFRSSDLLKLIASQVEPLTEQQSQDLNNLQESSQQAEDALSQGMDSLQQSLSETLSSGTLGSSSSGNVANYMGQMAMAMGKLGTLEGFIRQADNLRLQTYQQMLRKLTTRQSARALLAIHEYSLRLRALSSLWLARPRE
- the LOC103850636 gene encoding 3,9-dihydroxypterocarpan 6A-monooxygenase gives rise to the protein MMDTQYFIVTILLCLGIILLIQSINTYRFRNKLSLPPSPTALPIIGHIHLLGPIAHQALHKLSTHYGPLMYLFIGSIPNVIVSSTEMANEILKSNELNFLNRPTMQNVDYLTYGSADFFSAPYGLHWKFMKRICMMELFSSRAIDRFANVRTEELRKLLVRVMKKAEIEESVDLGEQLKELTSSIITRMMFRERRSDSGRREEVIKMVVELNELAGFFNVSETFWFLRRLDLQGIKKRLKNARERYDVIIERIMKEHESRNHKDAGGVRSMLDILLDIYEDKNSEIKLTRENIKGFIMNIYGGGTDTSAITVEWALSELINNPEIMKKAQQEIEQVVGDKRLVQESDLCNLSYIQAVVKETLRLHPGGPIFVRESNEECAVAGYRIPAKTRVIVNVWAIGRDPNQWEDPLEFKPERFEGSEWKVMSEKMVSFGAGRRSCPGEKMVFRFVPLVLAAVIQCFELKVKGRVEMSEGSGSSLPRATPLVCVPVAREGIKSLFSLEPKVNF
- the LOC103850637 gene encoding beta-amyrin 24-hydroxylase, which translates into the protein MVTNNMDINYTTCSYVFFTFITIFLLQRLLTSSTRRGTPPGPRALPILGHMHLLRSSLPRSLQALSQTYGPLMNIRIGSLQVLVVSDSDTAKQILKTHDPDFASKFVFGPRHFNVYKGAEFFNAPYGPYWRFMKKLCMTKLFAGHQLDRFVGIREEETLALLSSLVEKSRNGEACDLGLEFTALTTKILSKMVMGKRCRQNSNLPIEIRKIVSDIMACATRLGLMELFGPLRDLDVFGNGEKLRSSIWRYDELVEKILKEYEDGKSGDDGEKDKDIVDILLDTYNDPKAELKLTLNQIKFFILELFMASLDTTSAALQWTMTELINHQDIFTKIREEIKSILGNTHRLIKESDLQKLPYLQAAIKETLRLHPVGPLLRRECNRDMKINGYEVKSGTKIFINAYGIMRDPRTYKDPDKFVPERFLVAEENTERKMGYYYQQYMLELKGQDVNYLAFGSGRRACLGASHASLVLSLTVGSLVQCFDWTVKGDEEKFKIKLPTGFSASGTAGGSSLMCSPKLYFDPFG